One segment of Nostoc flagelliforme CCNUN1 DNA contains the following:
- a CDS encoding transposase produces MYYYIFIPGFRTQRVSLITTLLDKETYSTLAIVELYGQRWDVERLFKTSKNYLGYGYSAIITPSMVRKEIYVFLLAYNLLRSLMWDAGTTYTTPPLRLSLQGTRHHLINFIPKLLAATSTKRLRVYRTLLKVIAHKAVPDRPGRSEPRVRKRRSKAYPLMTKPRHELRKQLQTA; encoded by the coding sequence ATCTACTATTATATTTTTATCCCTGGTTTTCGTACTCAACGAGTTAGTTTAATTACTACTCTTTTAGATAAAGAAACTTATTCTACTCTGGCGATTGTTGAGCTTTACGGTCAACGGTGGGATGTTGAACGCTTATTTAAGACATCTAAAAACTACCTTGGGTATGGATATTCTGCGATTATTACACCCTCAATGGTACGCAAAGAAATTTACGTTTTTTTGCTGGCTTATAATCTACTTCGTAGTTTGATGTGGGATGCCGGAACTACTTACACCACTCCTCCATTACGCCTATCGTTGCAAGGTACTCGCCACCATTTAATTAACTTTATCCCCAAATTATTAGCAGCAACTTCAACAAAACGTCTCCGAGTTTATCGCACTTTACTCAAAGTTATTGCTCACAAGGCTGTTCCCGATCGCCCAGGTAGAAGTGAACCACGAGTCCGTAAACGCCGCTCGAAAGCTTATCCCTTAATGACCAAACCCCGGCACGAATTACGAAAGCAGTTGCAAACTGCTTAA